Part of the Lytechinus pictus isolate F3 Inbred chromosome 18, Lp3.0, whole genome shotgun sequence genome, AGTATGAGCGATCCTGTCGTGAACTTGTCGTGAACTGCGCGCCACTTCCTCGGGGGATGTGCCTTCTATTTTTGcgccaaaaaaattgtatattgaCACCACGAAATGACATGCACTGGCACGGGAATGTTACCAATAAGTTGATCACCGTTTAGGAAAGGTTAACGACTTTGTAATGCGTGCCAAATTTCAAACATGTTGAACATTTTTGTACGCATTTCATGCTCTGCCACGCTCCTTCCGCAGCTATTCCCGCATTGGTACCATGAACTCGTGCCCGTGCGCAAATTATGCAGGAACCACAATTCGTGCAAGTGTCAACGGGGAATAACCATTTTATGACTGAGCACACATTACAAATAAAGCAAATCAAAACATCAATATCGTGaacaggtacatgtaattgtattttgaaaatgGGGGAATGATTGCATTTTTAAAAGAGGGCTTGCATGAATCGAAAAATATATGATGTTAAAAATTATTTACCTTGCATTGATTTGGGTGGGATCAGCTCTTTATAAATTGAAATTCACCATGGATACAATTCatccagaaaaaaggaaaacagaCAAGATTTGGTGTTTCTAACAATTAAGGACCACACAGTTAGATTCACATAAGATGAATATTTTCGAAAGGCCCTGTAGGTCGTTTtaaaaagctgttcgtaagttaagaacgactgattATTcctacgcgctaaaccatcaccaatgaatataccatttaccgcaagggCCACCAGTCGTtattaaagtcgctcttaacttacgaactgCTTTATTAATGAgaccaaaaaaaattgtaacagTCATAACATAATTACCAAGCTCAGCTCTGCTTTCGACTGCCTGCTGATACGTTGAAAATGAATCCACAAAATTTTGCGCAAAACTTTGAGAACCTGTTGCCTGGAAGTCGAAGATACAGAACTGGTTGGTACCGCAGACTTCTACTACTAGACTTTGGTTGACCAAAGGATTGATGGGAGGTTGAAAGACAGGCCGATAGGATCGCCTGGTGTGAAAGTCATGATCCATTCCCAATTCGTAGTAGAACAACGATTGCACTGCATCGATTCCCCCTGTTTGTGTTGATAAAGATAAAATCAAAATGCTCTGTGTTCATGTCCCGAAATCGATCACAAAGGATGGCTTTACACATCGTTAGATTActgagataaaaacaaaatattgaacatGCAAGTAGCCTAATAGTTTGAGAGTATTTGTTCAAGCGATATAATACTTTATTAATTCAGTCTTGGTCACAACAATTACTGTTTGTGTGTGTTTCTTGCACAGGCGTATATCGGAGCTACAATTGCCTGTTAATTGAGTCAATTAAGCCATTATACGCATTGTGTTCTCGTTATACAAGATAAAGATAAGATGACCTCCTCAAGTTTTGTCTGCGTTGGACGCATTACGCACGTATATGTCGGTTGGTATCACTATTGTCCCAACTTGCAAGTGCGTGCTAGCTGTCTACTTGCTTAAACGTGGGCCAAAGGTTGGGATCCGTTCGTGGTAAGTACTCCCTTCGTAAGGATTTCGGAGCACGCAGACACGACGTAGCACTTCAACTGCATGAAGAACTTTTGTTGAGTGTGGTATACGCGCAGGCATTGATTCACCCTCAGTACGGGTGACGCGCATGTCCCTTTTTGGCAAACGATCATCGCACTTGTACACACTGACAACGTGCGAGAGAGCAGGGACATCGTCCGTGAGCAGCACGGGTAAGTAACGCCCCCGAACGACGCGTGGCAATCGCACGGAGATCGTACGTTAAGCCCATACAACTCACCTCATGCACCACGCGCACAGGGTACGATGTGCGCAGCCCAAAGACCGCGCAGCCGCTCACGGCCTTGCGAGTGACACGCGTTGATAAATTCCCCTATACTCTTGTCACTCTCTCATCTGTTTCacctttttcagaaaaaaaaaaccgtggCGTCCGTGGCATCCCCCCTCGAATTGTACGGAAGAAAAACACGCACCCTGGGTTGAGACCCGGGCTTAATGCACTTTTGTCAAAATTCAGAGCCCGGAGTCAGAGGCGGGTCTTCGTATTTTCCCGCACAGAAATCTTGCAAGCGGCATTTCATCACCAGCTCTCAAGGTTTATCATAGACAACATAATGGGCGATGCAGAAAAGCTGCAATGATAATATGCATGACACCCTTATGGCGGGCTTCTTCCGAAAAGTCGAGACAGGATTTTGTCAAGTCGAACGCACACGCTTATTGAGTTCTCTCGAGCCACTTGGCTTAAAATGGAGCTATGACATGCGCTAAGTCGGTGTGCCTTGCAAGTGCATTGTTTCATGTTCACTCACGATAAAATGTACAGAGGGTAGCTAGAGACCCCCAAAAAGACGAAGGCAGGCTTATGGTTCACAGCAAGGACATAATTTTAGGAATGCACGCGCGTGCAAAGATATCAGCACGTCCGGTTGTGACCATTACTTTATTATAAGGAGACACTCGACTTGTTGTGACCAGAGGTCAACTTTGAGAGAGGGATAAATTAATGTCATTCTTCGCTGCTTCTCTTTTCGAATTCATATATATTCAACAATTTGCAGTAGGTAGGTTTAAACCTTAGTTATTTTAAacgtatttttttgttatttatctatttttttcttttatctattgttttttttgtttggggggatGGGTCAAATTAAGACCAACTTTTCAATCCCAAATTTTTCACtggatttcgtgtacaaagtcactGCAaattatgatcgcaaaagggtccccgacaaaattcatcgaaaaaaagataaaacaaataaattttcatcaGCAACCGAGACCCCCCTCCCTTCAGATGAAAGTCTGTTCTGAAATATTCATGTTAACAGGTTTTTTTTATGGCGGTTCGTATTCTCCTTCCCTTCTGTATCGTTACAAGTCCGATGGTAAAACTAGCCATATTTGGCAATATTCGTTTATttgaagtaaataaaataatttgaaccTGAATCAGGATGTCcctttgaataataaaatttcGTCTGACGTCATACGATTATTCTTTGATATCTTTAAACTTGGTACTTTATGAAAAGCAACCAAAAAAATCATgtgattttaaatttttatcattacttttttttatttatcattatttttatcattaccattattctttttttctgggggggggggggagggctccCTTTCGGTTTTTCCATATTGTGTCTACACAGCGCGAGGAGAATTTGATTTATCGATACGATCTTACATAGCAGTCCAAACTGGAAATGCAATTCCTCAGTAGTCAAGTCGGGTGAAAGGACGTTTCCTTGTGGGGTCTGGAAATCGTCACCGGATATACCATTCCATGTTCCCATAAGCCCTTGCGTTTGACCCAGGAAGGAGTCTGGCGCAACGAGAAAAATGCTCATGGCCCCCTCAGAGGCTTTCAAAGTCAGTCCAACTCCGCGGTCGAAGGCTAGAATTATCCCATTTTCGGATATATTACGACCAGTTACTGAGACACCTAGCAAAGAGAAATTAAAGGAGATAATACAGATAAAATgagggaagaaaataaaaagaacaaaaagggATGAAAGCAAGACAATTAGTATGTGATTAATCAAAGAGAAGACGTCTGAGAACACAAGGGGAAAATTATCagaccaacacacacacacacacacacggaaATATATCACTAGCAGAAAGATCAATCAACTGAACATCATTTTTTGAGACCTATAATTTCTAAAATTTATCATATCGAAAATTCATTATAAGcctattttcaattaattacTTCTGGGACAATTGACATTGTGCGCCCCTATTCCTTACATCTACCACACTCATAAATACATccataagcaaaattttaacatGGTCCCTGAAAAGATTTATAATTACCATTGTGACCTTTCACCTATCACAAGACCacggcgccccccccccaaaaaaaaaaaatactcagctCATTTACCCTCCCATAAGCATACATGAGAAGAGTTTGAAAATTAACCTTCGGATGATTTGCTAGGTATTGCGGGAAGGAGATATTTTCAAGTTTACGAGTAAATTCGACTGGGTTTTACGAGTAATTTTACCTAGTGACCCCCCAAACAAATAAGATCAGTGCCTCCCTATATGCATAATCGGACCGACAACCCGAAGAAACCTTTTATATCCTGGTCTGGTATCATAAACCCTGggttatataataataataataataataggcatttatatatcgccatctatctagaaatattctattccgaggcgcgttgttattattattattaccccggctttagctcgagctgcctttcagcgctcatgcattcaaggaattaatcctaccgggtacccattcacctcacctgggttgagtgcagcacaatgtggataaatgtcttgctgaaggaaattacgccatggctgggattcgaacccacgaccctctgtttcaaagtcagattAATTATATctattaattgattaaaaaaagactACAACTTAGAGTATACCGAGTATGATGCTAAATCAAAGTAAACCtctcattattttctttgctaTAAGGAGTAAACCTTTTTAATATGAAGGGTTTGGATACGAGCTACAACAggattatgttttcttttttatacctGTAAATGACCATCGAGAAGCTTGGTCAAAATCAATTCTCGTGAAGCGTTCTGCGTCTCCATCTTTTCGTACATACGCATCAAGAACTCTGCGTTCATCGATTTGAACATGGATGACGTCACTATCATCAAAGCGTGCTGCTATGGCAACAAACACAGTTGCGTTGGCAACACCTATATTGTTTagtaataaagaaatacaatcaATGAAAACCGGCTTCAATTCgaacaaaataaagcaaattcatcaagttcatttttttatgaatgggGAGTTCGCAAACAACAAGGTCAACGTCTTTGCAtgtcattttatcattatcaatattattattattattttattataattattatctttttgtTTGGCTGAAACTATCAAAGGTGGTTATGTTAAATGCTGAAACACTCTATCATGTCAACTTAAACAAGTGACCATGATATGGTACTAAATGTACTTTTTaaattgtttgtatatatatatatatatatatatatatatatatatatatatatttttttttttttattattttttttttaatcaacgaAGTACATTCTAACtcacaaaagaaaatgatataaagCTCGTGAGTTGCAGTTTGACAAAAAATTTATAAGTAAAAAAGCCttaaaattgtaatattcatgGGAACAACTTTAGGAGTGTAAGATTAGTGTTCGAAACATGACATCTAGTTGCAAATTCTGGTTTTTGTATCTACAGTTTCCAGTCGGTCTCAATTTTTTTAGGTCTTTGGACTGTTTCCCTTCTATTTCAAGGTCTTCGAAATGCCATTTTAAGTCGGTTTAATATTTGGGCCTTGGAACTATACAGTTTCTATTCGGTTTCATTTCAGAATCTTACCACTACTGTTTTCAGCCGGTTTCAACATCTTGGTCGGGAAACTGTCATTTATAGTCGATTTTCAGTAGTCCCCCGCGCATCAATATCTGGGTATTGGAAgtatcttttcatttttatttttcagatgtGAAAAATCATTACTCATGTTACTTGAAAATTGTGTAAGCACATGAATATACATTTGACAATAATATTTCGTAGTATTTACTAAGTTCACatttattatgcatgtttgtataTCGCTTCTAAATAGCGTTTACTGCTTTATTTGTACTGCCATATGCcgcgatggggggggggggggggaggggtagaTAGAATCAATAAATCTGCTATGTTTCACAAATTGTAATCAAactgtaatcatggtaatatcGGTGGGAAGCCTACTTTGACAATACTAATCTGAGCTGTTTGATCGATTCTTCTAATCATTGtcttgatattttatttattctgttTAAATTTATTCCTAAAATCTGTGTAACATTTTTAactcatttcattatcattttagaGGGTTTCACGGGTTTGAGTAGATAAAAAGCTATGCTTTTAGATAAAGGTCCATGTATGTCTATGCTCACAATATACTCCTTGGAATATAATTGACGACACATCAGGCTAGGTCCTAagattcaaacaaaataaacaaaagccCAGATGCACTTACCGTCGAGAGGTGCAGCTCTTGATTGCAAGACGAACGCGCCATTCAGTGCAGTCAGCAGAGTGAATTCACCATAACCGTTAAAAGTATAGGTCGTGGAATCCAGCGTTGAAATGTGGGGGTCACCATTGCCTAGAGCTGTGTCGAGATACAGAAATAATTTTGTCAATGGAAACAGGATCATAGCCTGTATACaaatgatgttgaaatatggaaaagaagaaaaaataaataaaaatgaaatcttaTGATCGTCATGAACTGACgttgaaataatacaaatgcTAGCTTCTATTTTAGGATCCAATGGAACAAAACGGATTAGTCTGTAATTCTCGATAGCTTTACATCTGGGATGTGCACCGTTAGGGCGTCCCCTAGGGTACCGTCCGAGGTGCCGAAGTTTTGTTGATGATGGTATGCACTATCGGGATTTTCCTCGAAATATATCCAAACTCTCACAAAAACGTCTGATGACGCAAACATGGCATTTGGCATGTATAGTAACAACCTCGACAAAAATAGGGTACCGTCCGAGGTGCCATAAGTCTTCTGCTATATAAACGACCTTTCCCTGTGAGGTACAGGTACACCCACATCTAGAACTTTTGTTGATGATTGTATGCATTATCGGGATTTTCCTCGAAATATCCAAACTCTCACAAAACGTCTGATGACGCATACATGGCATATGGCATGTATAGTAACAACCTCGACAAAGATAGGGTACCGTCTGGAGCTTCGCAAGTCTCATGCTGTATAAACGACCTTTCCCTGTAAGGTACACCTACATCTAGTAACAACCTCGACAAAGATACTTAGGTTGGTTAATTTCACAACCAGACCGGTGACATTCTTTTTCCACAACACGGTTGTTACATTATGATCATCTAAACACCAGTTCAGCACTTCAAAGCTTCTTTAAATTCTCGACaacaaataatttcatcatGACAACATGGACAATGTGGAAGCTTTCATGTACAACCAAGAGATTTATTTACGGGAATACCTGGTGTTGGTGGTGCATAGTCTTCGCAGGTCTTTGACGGTCGGTATAGTCCATACGATCCACACTGACTTTGATTAAAACGACAACAGAACGTCCATGGCAATACGTCTGCGAGGTAGTGCGACAGATAGGGTACCTGTATGAGATTGTGTAATCAACAATTTAAATatttcagttaataatgttaaATTGTTGcacaaataaaagaagaaaattatatatacgATTTAAAAATGCCGCTTGAATGTTCAATTGAGTCAATTGTAATTTAAGAACAATTTCGTCCCAACAACAAATTGAAATGAAGAGAcagaggaaataaaaaaagcacgacattgaaaattgtaatcaaaattatattttaagaaAGCTAcgaaattttatcattttgcttgatttcacaacTGACACCTTTATACACATTGTAGGTGATATACAAATAATGGATTTAAAGACGTCAAACTTTAACAatgattttcacttttttcatataaaaatgcaaaattcattttttcggGTAGATTCCATGAAAATAAAGCTTTAAACTGAACCATTATGTTTcaataatgacaaagccacATGTGCATGGACCAGTCCGACGTTGTCTTAAATTATTGAGCATGACAGGCAGGAAAATGAAAGTAAACAATGCGTAACTAAGTTGATAAGTCGGTAACCATCATCACCTTCTTTAATGGCATACTCACCGTCATATCTGTTCCGTGAAGTTAAGAAGAATTTGTTCATTTTGGAAACGATTTCgtttttaatttcatcttgtggTTTAAGTGCACTTGGTATTTTGactgattttacataatttgttttaaaagaataataatttctaaaataaatCCGTAATAACAGTACgcttgtcaagtttttgtttattaaatGTCGGTTCTTtataattttcaatgaaatgaatttgGAGAACACCTGGAGAATATATTCATGCAGCGAAAGGAAACGCCTGCTAGAATCCTTCTCTAAATAACCTTTACATCCCCTAAACACAATGGTTCATTCCGTAAAAGATACGGCAATAAGAGGCAGAGGGTACACGTGAAACGCTTCaagaaacataattatatacatttctGCTCCATCAGCATGATGAGCAGAGTGCCCTCAAGGGTTGCAATTTTGGCACCCACGACCAGTGGCGTAATGGCAGAAATTTTTGACCCCTTTAATACAAAAGCTAATAGGTTGTGGCAAGGTATTCACCCAATATTATGATATTTCACACTTTCCATATTCTTTCCGTTTTCTCATTTCCTTGTTGGTCCTGGAACTTTTTTAAGGGCTTTTTGGTCCCCATCCGCCCCCATCTCTACGCCACTGCCTACGACATTTATATTCAGGGAAAGAAAAGTACAAACTTTGTTAGGTTGACAATATGGGAAAACTCCTGCATGGTGATATTGGTGACTGTAGCCTCCTCCCAAGAAATCAGCAACATCGATGATCATTCCATTACTATCATAGCAACACTCCTGTCCCCCTCCTGAAATGCTGGCAAAGAAATACAACAATTTGTGATTACTCTTAATGACATACTAAAGATTTTAGTAACGGGTCAATAgtgtgaattattattttagtaTCATCTATTATTTAAATAATACGTAAAGAActgtgcgtcccagaaaaaaaacgaaaccgtaatTCAGAGTATTTTTT contains:
- the LOC129281605 gene encoding sushi domain-containing protein 2-like, with amino-acid sequence MDVMVYFPPLNQYLKTRFRGARDLPVLQIGDGTISGGGQECCYDSNGMIIDVADFLGGGYSHQYHHAGVFPYCQPNKVPYLSHYLADVLPWTFCCRFNQSQCGSYGLYRPSKTCEDYAPPTPALGNGDPHISTLDSTTYTFNGYGEFTLLTALNGAFVLQSRAAPLDGVANATVFVAIAARFDDSDVIHVQIDERRVLDAYVRKDGDAERFTRIDFDQASRWSFTGVSVTGRNISENGIILAFDRGVGLTLKASEGAMSIFLVAPDSFLGQTQGLMGTWNGISGDDFQTPQGNVLSPDLTTEELHFQFGLLWGIDAVQSLFYYELGMDHDFHTRRSYRPVFQPPINPLVNQSLVVEVCGTNQFCIFDFQATGSQSFAQNFVDSFSTYQQAVESRAELVGCPPAPIPTNGSVTVTTYMPGGVATFECNAGFELSHVVTLTCQSNGVWSDGIIPTCDAKVVAPDRDQRGLPLPVVIGITIGLSLILLILVIVIITVVISKSKTQKERRSPGQAAEIHDNPAYSTNM